From the Manihot esculenta cultivar AM560-2 chromosome 14, M.esculenta_v8, whole genome shotgun sequence genome, the window GCCAAAGGAGATAGCTGCTGCAATTGAAAAGGTAGCTGCTGATGTTGCTGCCATATTGTAAATCTGTGAACAAGAAGTATTTAGTCATTGAAGATACATAAAGTCCAAGCTAATTGACCTccataaatttatgaaaataatggATACAACAAagactgaaaaaaaaaaggacaaaGAGAACATGTATAAAAAATAGCACGTCTTCAAATTAGCATTAGATGCAGTTTTCTTCATCCTATTTTGATCTAGAACACCAATGGAATGTCAGGCTGAAAATGTTGGAACCTTGCAAGAAAATGATATTTCAAGAACTTCTGCCACAGCAATTGCTTTTGCAGATATGAAGTTTCCTCTCAGTCTTAGGAAGGCCATATAACTTTTGAAGATAAAATAACGAATTAAGTAAAACCCAATTAGAATTCAAGCAATAACAAACACTTGCAGAATATAAGGTGCTACCTTCAAGCCCCATGTCTACCTTATTTGCAGATCAAGGGAATTTATTGTAGCCTTATATCAGATACGAGTGAAATCTTGAAGATCCGTATGTTATCTATTTTAATTAAGTAAGATTATACAAGGTCCTCTATTCCAGCCTTAAATTCCTTCAAGAGGAAACATGAAAGAAAACTGTGAGTATGGTTGGGGTCAAATTACTTCAACTTGCATATGGAGATGGTTAGGATAGCAAATCCAACACTAAACTGCACTGCGTAGTGCATTTGCAAACACATCACACTCAAAAGTTGAATATTTAATTCCAAATGATAAAGTGCAACCCCACACGTAGATAACAAATACTTAATTCAAAAGATGCAACACTGAATCAAGCAACTGCTAAATATAAACCTTAACGAAAAGTAGTAGCATTAAGAGGGAGGgaggaaaaaagaagaagaagaacggCTGAGTCTGCTGCTAACAGAAAAAAATACAAACAACCACACAGAGACAAGAGATCATATATGGCTACATGGTAAAATCCAATCCAGCAATGGCTCACTGCTTGACAGCCTACGAAGACACAAGCCTATCATTATCCCCTTCTAGTTTAAACAAGTTCAATCATTCTAACAGCATTACAGCGCACTATAATCCAATATTTTCAAACAGATGAATGGCACTCAATCTGCCAAAGAGATtacccaaaaaataaaaaagttccCCTTCAATTGCTGATTTCACGTATATTCTTGTTCAATACGAATTCACCACCCAAAAGAACGAGGACAAGAAACTTTCCAACCCTCAACTTCAGATTACGGGAAATAATTCTCATCAagcttataatttaattttgtttttctttaagTGAAAGATCACAAGCAATACACTCAACCAAGCAATTTGAAAAAATGTTCCATAACCTAACAAGCTTCTAGCCATAGAAATGAACTGGGGAAATAAAACCAAACAACACAAATAGATAAGAAATCAGATCTAAATCCAAAGATCTCACAAACTCAAAGGTTTCAGATCtcaagaaaggaaaaaaaatattattactatcagaaacaataaaaaaaaaaaaacaaaagaaaagaaaaagaaggaagagCAAAcacagagaaagaagaagaacctTGAAGGCGAGAGCAATCTACAGAACAGATCGTGTATGAACAAGAGTGATTGAATTGGATTGGCGAATTTAGAGAGGAAATGATTTGGGAGCTAATGGGTTAAAATCTCCGCCAATGGGCCTCGGACAAATCTGCCTTTTCAACACCTACTCTCGCAAACAATCGACAACTCTCTAGCACAGGAAACCAACCTCCTCCCTCtcctttttatatatttttttttcctccgcCGCGCTTGGCAAGGAATCTCCCTATAAATGTTCCCTTTTGCCTTTAATCAATCTTGGCCCTTCGTTTTTGTCGGCTACGATTGCACTTTTACTGGATCGCAACACATTGAATCCTTCCTCATTTGGTTTGAATCTTCTCttcttttataatttcttttttctaaattaattaatatttttactaaaaatatatattcacccgttctataaaaaattatatttttttcacatatatattagaaaaattatttacgaaattattattaattaataaattttatttttaataatataactaattaattcctattttaaaaaataaaatagcttAGAATTTgaaacaaattttaaaaaattatgagtaTGTAATTTGTGTGATGGTTAAAAgtgatattttctttttttttcacatataaaattataattgtgaTGTTGGTCAGTTGAAAATCATGAACTATTTATCTTTTtgtgatatttttcttaattaaagaACCGACCACGGGTGAGGCTGAGGCCTCACGGATCTAATCCACAACTCCCAAATTGAAAACAAATATTTCTCTAACCTTTATCATTTCATGAGTTATATTTGTATCAAACATTCaattaatattttgatatttcattaaaattaaaatttataattttataattttaaaataaataaatcatggCACTCAAAAATTTAATCTAGTGataaatgaatataaaaaatctctgattctttaatctcattttaaaataaataaataaataaatcataatttaaaaaaaataacattattttcaaatttctaACTATTAGGATTTCATGAATTATATTTGTATAAAACATTCAGCgaatttttcattatttcattaaaattaaaatatataattttataatcttaAATGGATTTTTCCGCATTAAATATCGTTTATATAATAATACAGTTtaacaaaatatatttaatcaaattagtaattaatcatttttatttaattacatattttaattttatttcgtaAAATGATTtcctataaatataaaatagtctaaataattaaatttagtaaaaaaacattataaaatttaataaataaaaatttataaaaaataaaaataagaatttgCACGTAATTTGTGACTTAAAACAAATTTAAGCCGAGTGAtgtgaataaaataaatattaaaattgggtgaacatggaaaaaaaaaattccaaaagtttaaaattaatttttttaaatcataaagTTCCCATATTTAAACTTCTCTAAAATGGCACATTTGACCTTATCTCCATATAAATATCAAATGCCTAATTGGAtattgagaaaagaaaaatgaaaatgagCAATTTTATTCGGCTCATCTACGTTCTGCTCTGACAGATGTAATCCTACGTGGCGGTGCAACAAGCACATAACAATTtctctaaaaaaaatttattatacgtATCTAAATTTtagtgaaattaattaattaatttttatagtttttaatttcaattaaaatatctcttaatatcttaaaatttaattatgtgATCTTATGCTAAAAATTTCGTTaatcaaaagaaaattattgGTCAAAATAGATAGTATAATTGTAAATACAAAAATAACCATCATCTTTCAGGCCCATAACACTCCTTActcttttatgtattttatcaGGCACTAATTTCTTTGAGTAGCAAACTCTGCTTTTTCTTTCTGATTGCCAATCGCTGATTCATAGTCAGCATCCAAACTCATCTTTCcctcttttgtttttttgtttttttcagcAAATTAACATGGAACATTTGATTGCAAAGGCAACTAATCCTAAAGATTGCAAATATTTTGTTCTTCTGATTTTTTCCCtttagatttaaaattaaagtcaaATTGATTATAAATGAAATGGTCCTATTGAATAGGATGGGAGAATAACATATGTATTTCATGCTTTCTTTGAATAGCCTTTTCAATAGGGGATTGCTGttcttaaaaatgaaaatttcttgATGAATACAGCCAAATGTAATCAAATTGGTTGCTTGAAAATATTATCATAGtgttttattcaattaaaaagaaaagaatacatTTTAATGTAAATGGGCCATCGCGTAAAGAGACGGTCAACTCTGTCCAAACTTATGTAGATAAATTTATGGATCTATATGAGAGTTTCACACCTTGATTCAAGAGCAGCTTTGCCATTACTGTAAGCGAGGTCGGCCATTGGCAACGATCGCAGATCAGGAAAGAGATAAATTAGGCAAAACTCAAAGCTTTCGTGTATCAACCGGAGAAGAAGCAATTAGGTGTCTCTTGCGCCTGAGATCAATTGGTGCTCTTTTTAAGCATTTTAAGGGTAATTTTGTAAATACGTAATACACTCTCTCTTTTAACAGATGATTATATCAGTTGACTAACAGAATCTTTAACCGAAGTAATTGacgattttattttgaaaatgtgAGAATTTAGGGACTTGTAGTAATTTTCCCTTTCTCTAGCACCAAAAGAGAAATTATGCTCCATGCCCATTCATTCTTTAATTCACTGAAACTAATAAAATCGCCATGTATTTGGGATTTAaacttcaaaattaaaaagagtACCGACCATTTGGATTATAAGATTGAAGCGTCTTTCTACTAAAATAAGTAAATGCAGAACAATtataacccaaaaaaaaaaaaagtaatagttATACGTAAGTTTTGTAATGGTTAGCTCATACGCTGAGCTTGTTCATCTCCTTTCGAAGTGCATTAGCCCTCACCAAGCTTCCAATGGTATTGAAAGCCAGCTTCAAATCATCCAAAGGATTTCCAGGTACCACCCTCTTGTACAAATAGCTATCGAATGTCATCTTCTGCACATACTCATCTGCGCACATCTCCACGAACGCTTCTCTTGCTGGGTTTGATCGGTAGAACACTTTCTGCAACACATCCAGCACCTTGTAAGTTGGCCAATATGTCTTGTCCCATTTCTCCAAGTACTTCCTCAGGTCACTTTCATCCACCATCCTCTTCCCATTCTCTGACCCCTCGACGATTGCCTCTGCGCACATTCTTCCACTCTTTGCTGCAAAATAGATGCCTTCGCCTGAGCATTTCGTCACATACCCTGCTGCATCCCCTACTAGAGCTACTCTGTCCAGTAACCTGCGAGGCCTCGGGTGTTCTGGTATTGGGTGTGCTTCCACTCGTATAATTTTGCCCCCAAGGATCTTGTCCTTGGCTCTGTTTCTTGTAGCTAACTGGAATTTCTTGATGTCACCTTTGTGAGTCACTGTGCCAGTTCCAACAGCAACATGGTCACATTTTGGGAATACCCATCCATAGAAGTCTGGGGATACATCATCACCGACATACATTTCAGCTAGGTTCTCGTAGTATACCATTTTATCATCGGGGATTTTGATTCTCTCCTGTACATACCAATATAGGAGTTGGCAATTTAAGAATTCAAGCAAAACCTAAATCCAAAATTGAAATTCAATTCTTGGACCTTCGATAAAAAAAAGTGGTTTCAATACCTGAAAAGCAATGGCGTAGTCATAATCACCAGCGCCGATGGACTTGGCAACACGGGAATTGGCTCCATCAGCGCCAATCACAGCATCAACCTCCAGAGTCTTCTTCTGTCCTGCCCCGCCAACCTTCCCATTGTACTCCGTGTAATGCAAGACATAAGGTGCAGTCTCGCTCCCTCTACCGCCCTTTGGAATGTCCATTTTCAAGAACAATCCATTGATGACATTGGCCCCATTAGTCGCCGCTCTCTCTCGCAGGTATGAATCGAGCACCTCGCGTCTCACCATCCCAATGTACTCGTGAGGCTTCAGCGTTCGCCCAATGTCCACAGCGATGTTGGAAGGGGAAATCATCTTCATCTTGGTCACCTTGCGATCTATGATGTCCAATGGCAGGTCGAACTCGCCCACCATGCAAAGAGGAATAGCTCCACCACATGGTTTGCAGTTGTCGAGCTTGCGTTCGATGAGGTACGTCTCGATGCCGCCTTTAGCGAGGGTCTCGGCTGCTGCTCCGCCAGCAGGGCCTCCGCCGATGACTGCTACTCGTAGGTTGCGGTTTTGGACCTTGGGGCTAAATTTGCCAGCGGTTATTTGAAGGCGGCGACGGCAGTGGTTGGGGGAGGAAACGCTTGGTACTTTGTTTTGGAGTGTGGAAGGTTCAGCGGAGGAATGGCGGAGTCCGGTGAAGGTCTTGAAGGCGATGGAGGAAGTCATTTTTGGGCGTGAGACTTGTGAGCGGACAGCGAAGTGAAGGTTATAGTCCAGTTGGGATTTTGTTAAAGTTGAGAATTTGAGGGTGGATATGGTTGGGGATATGAGGGGTTATTGGCCATTGGATGAAGGGAATGAAGGGTGGAGATTGGATGTGGATAATGAGGATGGATTGTGAGGGATGGGGtggattttttatattttattttgttattttttattataattttcattCGAGTGAGTGGCTTACCCTGTGCCTACGTAGTGTAGCTTTTTACTGAAATTTGCTTTTATCACGTTGCAGTTGCACTCGCAGATATTATGCACAGTTGCCAACCGCTGTCGCTAAATGCATAACACTTAATTTTGTGTTTCGGATTCAACACTTTCTCCTTCGATATAATCTGTTCTGTCTGAACTTTGACAGAAAGAATTaaagtaaatttttataaaattatctatgattttattttttaaaataaaaaatttataaattaaaaaaataaatttttttattttaaataaaaaattaataaaatataactaaattaaattcttataaaatcttttattttaaataaaaaataaatactaagTATCGAATAATTATTCGGTACCCTTAGAATATCATATGTGATTGTATCATGTTActtagaattaataaaattaaaatatttattattttattattaaaatatatcaattaattaaGTAGAAATAAATATCAACTTATTAAATATCTTTTATTCAcatatcataattataatattctcggtatattgtataaattttttcaacttattagaatttttatttcatattttttgttttttttaaatattattcctTTCGAAAGCTCAATCAAAATTAAGAACCGCGTTAGATAAAAAACAGCcatttaaattttgtaaaagGAAAAAGCAATTTCTATCACGTCACGTGTTATGTTTCTTGTAAAGTAGTATGGCTTCGTGTGTTCACAATCAGATGTTCACATTTGCATAATTAGGTTTTGCTTTGATTGGATTTATGCTGTTTTGAGCGTTGCAAGGCAATTAAGAACCAAGGCCTAACTCATGCATGGCCATCTCCTTCtgcttttcaaaattttcacaaaaaaaatataactatttattttaattttcttagaaTGATCTACATGCTCCGCAGTAATATTCCGTACATAATCTCTAACGCCCACAAATGAAGTTTGCAATGCCGTTGTAACAATACACAACAAGGTAGTTGCAGTAGGTTTGAATGACTAAACGGTTGGTTCATCCAACAATCCTGACCTTTCTGTCTCACTGTTAATTTCCAACCTTTTCTAGCCCACAATTTATCCAACGTGTGTTTAAAATCAACACTCGAATCTTTCTTAAACTCCGAGGAAAGCAAATTAACACATCCATTTGTTTCGAACATGAAGCTGATGCCTTCTTTAAGGATACTAATCTTGGCCATACTGCTAGGGTTTGGTATTGATGGATGCCAATGCAAGGTTGTGCAGTTTATTTTCGGAGATTCGCTTTCTGATGTTGGTAACAACAAGTACCTCTCTAGGAGTCTTGCTCAGGCTAGCCTCCCTTGGTATGGTATAGATTTTGGCAATGGAATGCCTAATGGCAGGTTCACTAATGGCCGCACAGTTGCTGATATAATAGGTAACCTCGTCAAAATTGTATTTTAGAGGTCTAACTTGCTATATATCTTCTATGATCTTCTCCTGGAAAATCCTTCCTTTGTTTGTTTCATGTATGTGCAGGTGACAACGCTGGTCTGCCAAGGCCTCCTGCTTTTCTTGATCCATCTTTAACAGAAGATGTGATATTGAACGATGGCGTAAATTATGCCTCTGGAGGTGGTGGCATTTTGAATGAAACCGGTGGCTACTTTGTAAGTTGTAATTTCTGCAACCATGACTCCGCCACACTCTTGTACTAACACTGAAATTTGCAGATTCAAAGGTTTTCTCTCAACAAGCAAATTGCGTTATTTCGAGGAACGCAACAACTAATCATAAACAAAATTGGCAAAAAAGCAGCACAAGAGTTCTTCCAAGAAGCTCTATATGTGGTTGCTTTAGGGAGCAATGACTTCATTAACAATTACTTAATGCCCGTTTACAGCGACTCCTGGAAGTACAATGATCAGGGTTTCATTGACTATCTGATGGAAACACTTGAAGGACAACTTAGGGTAATAAAATTAACTTGATTACAAAGACTAGTTAATCTTTTCGATTTCTGAGGAGAGTGTTATTTTGTACAGACATTACACAGCTTGGGGGGAAGGCAGCTGATGGTATTTGGGCTAGGACCAATGGGCTGTATTCCACTCCAAAGGGTCCTCAGTACATCTGGGGACTGTCAAGACAGGACGAACAAACTAGCTATAAGCTTTAACCAAGCTACAAGCAAGTTAATAGATAGTTTAAGCACCAAGCTTGCTAATGCAAGCTTTAAATTTGGAGATGCTTACGATGTTGTTAATGACGTGATCACCAACCCAACCAAATACGGTGAGCAACGTCAATTATGAACTTGATTCAATCTCAAATTCAGCTGGTCGAATTGGGTATTATTTTCCctgaattttaaaaagattGGTTGTGTAAATTTCAGGATTCATAAACTCAGACTCACCATGTTGCTCGTTTGGAAGAATACGGCCAGCTCTGACGTGCGTTCCAGCGTCAACATTGTGCAAGGATAGAAGCAAGCATGTGTTTTGGGACGAATACCATCCATCAGATAGTGCAAATGAATTGATTGCAAATGAGCTCATCAAGAAATTTGGATTTTTACGTCTTAATGATACAAATGGCCCTTCCCCTGCACCAGCTGTAGCTCCTTCCCCTGCACCAGCTGTAGCTCCTTCCCCAAAAGCATAGCATATTGACTCCACCCAGCTTATCTCTGTTATTAACTTattatgaaaaaagaaaatcatatgAAAGAcaatgagttttatttttaaatcatataaaaaaaatttataaaatcatcCGAATCCAAAACTATTTTTCGAATTCATGATCTCAAAACAAATTTATTCAACGCTCGTAATATTTATTTGACAGTTTAAACGTGAAATAAATATCGATTAACGTGTCAATCATAATTTTAGGGGTGCAGAAAATTTATATATCATCTACGCAAGTAAAGAAAAATTATGCACTAAACATATTATTAATCTGGAATAGTTGTGGTGTGGAACAAACTTATTTGATATTAATAAtaccaaataaatttttattcgcCACTGTAACAGCAGAATAAATTTGTTCAACATTATAACTATTGTATAACCTTATAGATTATTTTAGTttcgaaaatatttttcaagatctataattttttttatttctgtataattaaaaaaaaaatctagtaACGTAGCTTTCGAATGTGTTAAAGAGTTTTCATAAATATAGCCTTTCTTTTAAGTCTTAGTTTTATTTTTGTACAAAGTTAGACCAAGTAAGGAACACCCAATAAAGGCCATTgttgaatggaaagaaagaaGATAGTGGTAAGGAGGTGAATATGGCTACCAACTCACGAATCCACCACCCTCCACTTGAAAAACAGAGCCACATATAAATTTGTCATTCAGATATTTCAAAGCCATTCTTGCTAGTGGTTTACCTAACAGCATTTTAAGTCTGTTAAGAACCCTTGAGGTCAATTTTTACTAATTTTCTATAAACTTGATTGTCTGTGGATAGCAACTTCAATTTGCTTCTCTTGTTTCCTTTGCCTTTAGCTATCAAAACAGGGCAAACCTACGTACATAGCAAAAAAAGAACCAGTGGTTCTTCAAGAACTGTGGTGGTCCTGTCGCAATTGCATTTTCATCAAGCGAAAGACTACTCAAGCATTGTGAttactaaaatattatataactaAAATGGGTGAGTAAAATACATTTGAAGTTTTAGAGTGACAATTGAAAGACTCTCTCATGACCAAGGGACAAACTTGTGGCAACCTCTTTATTAACTAGAAACGGATGGGTGACCAAAAACAGATCGTACAGCTGCATGCCCACACCACACTAGTGCCATCTAATAGTTGCAGAGACAGAAACTAACAATCAACACATCTGTTTAACTGTGGCCATGGAGTGTGGCGTCTATTTGCTCCTGAACCAGGGTAATCGTTTATCTCCACAGCCATTCTCCCACCACTTATATGTTCCATCCAGCTTGTCTCCATAGCCACCTTCTACAACAGGAATATGAAATTCTCCATAATAATCATATATATAACAAGAAACAGTTCATTAGGTACGTACCATGCGGGTAGTCTCTGGAACTGGAAGAACTTGAGGTCCTTGCAGTAACCTTCCAAGTCCTGAAAATATAAAGGAATTAACAAAAGAAGACTGAAGAATCAAGAACAAATCATGGGAGTCATAAAAACCATACTTGTAACTGGGATAGCGTTCAGGCAGACGAGGTGAGAAATCACTAGAAAGATTACTAGTAAgcgaaagaaagaagaagtgcCTGCCATTGCAAGAGCAAGCTCAAATTTCTCAAGGACAAACTTTCCTTGGAATGCTGCTTCTCCAAAGCCAAAAGCAATgcaatttatatatttagacCACAAAGCAAGATATTTCTGGATGTTTGTGATGTTGGAGAAATTAAAAATCAGTGATCATATGTATTTACCCATAGTCAAAAAGGAGGTAGCAACATAATTTTGTGGGGGGGGCCTAATGGCTTTACGGAGCCTTGAGTTCTTCAACCATAAAAAAGATGAGGAATTGAGCTCTTGTTTACAAATATACATTTGTTATTAGGAAAatgttaataattaaatttataaaaagatagatttatatacatatatagaagagtaattaaaaaaaaaaaaaaagaaggaccCATTTATAATAGTACATCCACCAGTGGGTATGGGGGTAGTGGAAATTATAATTAGAGGTTAGGGAAGGATGTTGAATGAATTGAATTATTGGATTTTTATAGTCTCAAAAGCTTCACATCCATGAAAAGTGAGAGAGCACATTGTGTTTTTGGGAGTGGAAGCACAGCATTTCCTAGCTACTAAATGTGGCAGCAATTTTTCACTATCAAatagttttagattttttttatttatttttttaaatttgcatTTTATCATTTTTGCTAATAATTCAATATTGGAGGCgattattttatcattaatataattaaaaatatatttttgaatcATATTATAACAAgctaataaataattacaatctagtattttttgtaaaaaagaaaatactacttaaaaaattaaaaattaagtattttaaaattcttaaaataaaaaataacaattttaaattttaatatattttaacaaaaataCCAACTATTACTATAAACATTTAATACATCCGAAATAGCTAAATTTAAAGTCACATTcaatcggttcagttcgattcaaaactgaatcgaactaaataaattaaaaattaaaaattgaatatttttaaaattaaatcaaatcgattttgatcaaaaatcaaattgaatcgaattggtctgattcaattcaatttgatcggttttcatttttaataaattttttattttttacgctttacttttaatattttaaaatttaattaaaatattttaactttaatataatttaatttttatattattaaaaataatattattatcactaatcggtttgatttaatttttttaatttttttattaaaatcaaactgaattgaaataattaaaatttttaaaattaaaaatcaaatcaaaataaataaaaaacagaattaaatttttaaattaattcgattcgattgattttttcaatttgaaccgcaTGTTGTTCACCGCTTGCGAAGTCACCAACTCCCCAATCCCCACTGGGATGGGTCTATCAAAGAAATTAGATGGGCCTCAAAGTGCCTGTAAAACccaaacttttaatttaaactgtAATTAGTTTCTGCTGAAGAAATGTGAAGCCAACAAATGATATAGGGCCTAGGCCCATAAATACACAACCTTCTCAATATTGTTATCCTAAAACATATTAAATCTCAATTTCCACCCGAGTCTGAAAATCTTCTATATATCAAATTATAGACGTTCAACCATTGAACTAAGTTCACACAAACCTAATCTCTTTGGTCCATAACCCGAACCCAATTGGTACTATGGGCCTGAGAACAAAAACTACATTCAGTTTCTGGGCCGAAGTTCTGTGCTTATCAagcttaaaaattttatttaagtgTCCAAATCAGGATTTTTCTTTAATACTTGttataaaattacatatatTGAGACCCTAAACCGCCCACTCTGCCGCCCATTACCaataaaatattaactttaCTGTAAAAAAGTTGCATCTGAATTAGACATCCCAATTTTATTAATTGCATCAATTCTTAATCCCTCTTAGCTTAAgtatctaatttaattaaaaactaaaatgggTTGACCTTTTTACACCGAAAGATCAAAAAGGTTCCATGTTGGATGCCTTTCTATCTACACGATTACGTGTACCAATCACCGCGTGTTTTTTTGTCATATAATATTTCAAAGTGATGGACACGCGTCAGTGACAAGATGTAAAGCTGACAAGTGCTTTTACACGTGTGATGTTCGCACCTACACGTGTAAGATTACTATGACTTTGCTGGATGCAAGTTTGAAAGGAAAGCTTTTAGGTAGTTTGGGTCCACATGGAAAATGTAGTCTAGTGTGCTGACGTGGCTTTTAAACCGTGTTTTATGGAATTCgaatgttgttttttttttgtccaataaaaaagtattaagtattatcatataatttttaaaaataaaaagactagTAGGAAGATGTGATTCAAAGATCTTTTGGGGGCTTTGTGGTTATGATGAATCGGATATGAAGTTGGTTATATTTGGTTTTTAGTCGATTGGAGTTGATGATGCAGtcgttatttttatattataaaagaaaatgaaagctaCACCCCTatactaaattattta encodes:
- the LOC110600362 gene encoding uncharacterized protein LOC110600362 isoform X2, translating into MAGTSSFFRLLVIFLVISHLVCLNAIPVTRLGRLLQGPQVLPVPETTRMVAMETSWMEHISGGRMAVEINDYPGSGANRRHTPWPQLNRCVDC
- the LOC110631321 gene encoding GDSL esterase/lipase At1g74460, with translation MKLMPSLRILILAILLGFGIDGCQCKVVQFIFGDSLSDVGNNKYLSRSLAQASLPWYGIDFGNGMPNGRFTNGRTVADIIGDNAGLPRPPAFLDPSLTEDVILNDGVNYASGGGGILNETGGYFIQRFSLNKQIALFRGTQQLIINKIGKKAAQEFFQEALYVVALGSNDFINNYLMPVYSDSWKYNDQGFIDYLMETLEGQLRTLHSLGGRQLMVFGLGPMGCIPLQRVLSTSGDCQDRTNKLAISFNQATSKLIDSLSTKLANASFKFGDAYDVVNDVITNPTKYGFINSDSPCCSFGRIRPALTCVPASTLCKDRSKHVFWDEYHPSDSANELIANELIKKFGFLRLNDTNGPSPAPAVAPSPAPAVAPSPKA
- the LOC110600362 gene encoding uncharacterized protein LOC110600362 isoform X1, producing MAGTSSFFRLLVIFLVISHLVCLNAIPVTRLGRLLQGPQVLPVPETTRMKVAMETSWMEHISGGRMAVEINDYPGSGANRRHTPWPQLNRCVDC
- the LOC110599909 gene encoding geranylgeranyl diphosphate reductase, chloroplastic is translated as MTSSIAFKTFTGLRHSSAEPSTLQNKVPSVSSPNHCRRRLQITAGKFSPKVQNRNLRVAVIGGGPAGGAAAETLAKGGIETYLIERKLDNCKPCGGAIPLCMVGEFDLPLDIIDRKVTKMKMISPSNIAVDIGRTLKPHEYIGMVRREVLDSYLRERAATNGANVINGLFLKMDIPKGGRGSETAPYVLHYTEYNGKVGGAGQKKTLEVDAVIGADGANSRVAKSIGAGDYDYAIAFQERIKIPDDKMVYYENLAEMYVGDDVSPDFYGWVFPKCDHVAVGTGTVTHKGDIKKFQLATRNRAKDKILGGKIIRVEAHPIPEHPRPRRLLDRVALVGDAAGYVTKCSGEGIYFAAKSGRMCAEAIVEGSENGKRMVDESDLRKYLEKWDKTYWPTYKVLDVLQKVFYRSNPAREAFVEMCADEYVQKMTFDSYLYKRVVPGNPLDDLKLAFNTIGSLVRANALRKEMNKLSV